TCCTAATAACTCCTGCACCGCTCTGACATTCACACCATCTTCTAATAGATGAGTAGCAAAAGAGTGGCGAAACGTATGGCAGCCGCCATGTTTACGAATTCCAGCTCTTTTAATCGCTTTCTTTACCGCTCTTTGCAAAGTCCGTTCATGGAGATGATGCCGTCTCCTTATCCCTGAGACAGGGTCGTTAGAAAGATTTTTTGATGGAAATAAAAAATGCCAGCCGATCTTTTTCCCTGCATTTGGATATTTCTTTTCCAGAGCATAAGGCATATAGACAGAATCATTCCCGGCTTCAATATCCCGCTTATGAATATTTTCAACCGATTTTATATGGCTTTTTAACTTGCTCTCAATTGCCTTTGGTAAAATGGTGTAACGGTCTTTGTTACCCTTACCTGCCCGAATAAAAATCTGCTGATTGTCAAAGTCTATATCCTTTACCCGTAGTCTCAAACATTCCTTTAACCGCAAACCGGAGCCATATAATAACATAGTCATTAATCTATAAACACCGGTTATTTTTGCTATTATTGCCTTGACTTCTTCCTTTGAAAAAATTACTGGTAATCGTTTTGGCTTTTTAGCCCAATGGATCTTATCAATTCTATCTAATTCAACCCCCAGAACTTCTCTGTAAAGAAAAAGTATAGCACAAAGAGCCTGATTTTGTGTAGATGCTGATAACTTCCTTTTTACGGCCAGATGATTTATAAATCGTCGAATTTGGACTTCGCCCATATCCTTTGGATGTTTTTTATTATGATACAATATATACCGCTTTATCCAGGAGCAATAAGAATTCTCAGTCTTCCTGCTATAATGTTTTGTCCTTATCGCATTTT
This genomic stretch from Candidatus Cloacimonadota bacterium harbors:
- a CDS encoding integron integrase; its protein translation is MSSPKLLERVKNAIRTKHYSRKTENSYCSWIKRYILYHNKKHPKDMGEVQIRRFINHLAVKRKLSASTQNQALCAILFLYREVLGVELDRIDKIHWAKKPKRLPVIFSKEEVKAIIAKITGVYRLMTMLLYGSGLRLKECLRLRVKDIDFDNQQIFIRAGKGNKDRYTILPKAIESKLKSHIKSVENIHKRDIEAGNDSVYMPYALEKKYPNAGKKIGWHFLFPSKNLSNDPVSGIRRRHHLHERTLQRAVKKAIKRAGIRKHGGCHTFRHSFATHLLEDGVNVRAVQELLGHKNLETTMVYTHVMNKSKAGIESPADKLSL